One window of Pyrus communis chromosome 12, drPyrComm1.1, whole genome shotgun sequence genomic DNA carries:
- the LOC137709894 gene encoding cytochrome P450 71A9-like: protein MASQLLLFVFLIPFIFLLLVKHRKKSIASQARRLPPGPRRLPLIGNLHKLSNGGLLHHSLERLAAKYGDLMFLQLGSVSTLVVSSSHKAKEIFKTHDLVFSGRPALYTSKKLSYDCADLIISPYGEYWREVRKIVILELLSAKRVQMFQSVRDEEVRLMLESIAHSKGPVNISELTLFLANNVLCRSAFGKSMMMDEIAKSRIPELLEETRALLGRFCASDFLPWISWLNNFNGLDQKLEKCFKGLDNLYDRVIEEHLDPKRLKTEHEDLVDVLLRVQNDPNQTIALSNDQIKGVLTDMFIAGTDTSTATLVWTMTELIRNPRILRKAQDEVREVLKGKRKVEESDLSELVYLKLVLKESFRLHPPAPLLVPRETFESCTIEGYEIPANTMVFVHAKMIGNDPKCWENPKEFLPERFIDSSVDYKGNHFELLPFGTGRRGCPGINFGVKLIELALANLLYCFDWELPHGVRREDLDMEEAAGITVSKKFPLFLTARPAYP from the exons ATGGCTTCTCAACTGCTACTCTTTGTTTTCCTCATACCCTTTATTTTCTTGCTCTTGGTCAAACACAGAAAGAAAAGTATTGCTTCTCAAGCAAGAAGGCTGCCTCCTGGTCCTAGGAGGCTGCCTCTCATTGGCAACCTTCACAAACTCTCCAATGGCGGCTTACTCCATCACTCCCTTGAGCGCCTAGCTGCCAAATATGGAGATCTCATGTTTTTACAACTAGGCTCAGTATCCACTCTAGTGGTCTCCTCTTCTCATAAGGCAAAAGAGATCTTCAAAACTCATGACCTCGTTTTTTCGGGTAGGCCGGCCTTGTATACTTCAAAGAAGCTTAGTTATGACTGTGCTGATCTGATAATTTCTCCCTATGGGGAGTACTGGAGGGAGGTAAGGAAGATTGTGATCTTGGAACTGCTTAGTGCAAAGAGGGTTCAAATGTTTCAGTCTGTGAGGGATGAAGAGGTCAGACTTATGCTAGAATCTATCGCGCATTCTAAGGGTCCAGTCAATATCAGCGAACTCACACTTTTCTTGGCAAACAATGTTTTGTGTCGTTCGGCATTTGGTAAAAGTATGATGATGGACGAGATTGCAAAGAGCAGGATTCCTGAGTTGCTTGAAGAGACAAGGGCCCTGTTGGGAAGATTTTGCGCGTCAGACTTCCTACCGTGGATAAGTTGGCTAAACAACTTCAATGGCCTTGATCAAAAGTTGGAGAAGTGTTTTAAAGGCTTGGACAATCTCTACGACAGAGTGATTGAGGAACACCTTGATCCGAAAAGGCTTAAAACGGAGCATGAAGATCTTGTTGATGTACTCCTTCGAGTTCAGAATGATCCAAATCAAACAATCGCTCTCAGTAATGACCAAATTAAGGGTGTTCTAACC GACATGTTTATTGCAGGGACTGATACTTCCACAGCCACACTGGTATGGACAATGACTGAATTGATTAGGAATCCCCGAATATTGAGGAAAGCACAAGACGAGGTGAGAGAAGTTTTGAAGGGAAAACGGAAGGTGGAAGAAAGTGATCTGTCCGAACTCGTCTACCTAAAGTTGGTCTTGAAGGAGAGTTTTAGACTACATCCACCGGCGCCATTACTAGTTCCAAGAGAAACCTTCGAGAGTTGCACAATTGAAGGGTACGAAATTCCTGCCAACACAATGGTGTTTGTGCATGCAAAAATGATTGGAAATGACCCGAAATGTTGGGAGAATCCGAAAGAATTCTTGCCTGAGAGATTCATAGACAGCTCAGTTGACTACAAAGGAAATCATTTTGAACTTTTACCATTTGGCACCGGGAGGAGGGGGTGTCCTGGTATCAACTTTGGTGTGAAGCTGATTGAACTTGCGCTAGCGAATCTGCTTTATTGTTTCGACTGGGAACTGCCTCACGGGGTGAGAAGAGAAGACTTGGACATGGAAGAGGCTGCTGGCATTACTGTTAGCAAGAAATTTCCTCTATTTCTAACTGCTCGACCTGCATATCCTTGA